A window of Umboniibacter marinipuniceus contains these coding sequences:
- the nhaC gene encoding Na+/H+ antiporter NhaC, with translation MSTVKSPSYLQSLIPVISLILMLSASVYLYGADSSYGANQIALLLCAAITGLIGIYNGMSWESFEEGMLKGISLAFGSVMILLAVGALIGTWILSGTVPAMIYYGVQILDPSIFYFAACLICALVSVSIGSSWTTAGTLGIGLIGIAEALQLDPAITAGAIISGAYFGDKLSPLSETTNLASAITGVNLFDHIRHMLWTTVPAYVVALVFFAFLGFGNDAQITPVEITALVSAIQVEFNISLISLLPLVFLLFLAYKKVPAFPTILLGALFGAIMAAVLQPQAVEKLAGEVGDLGVVALHLKGIWTTLFDGYTSDSNNEMLGSLLSKGGMSSMLNTVWLIVCAMAFGGAIEKVGILEKLVGGALSMVHSTGSLITTTIVTAFAANVVTSDQYMAIVLPGRMYRLEFERRGLNALNLSRSLEDAGTITSPLIPWNTCGAYMAATLGIATWTYAPWALFNIICPFIGIAYGLLNIKLAKNETQAAA, from the coding sequence ATGTCTACCGTAAAATCACCCTCATATTTGCAATCACTCATTCCAGTTATCTCGTTAATACTGATGTTGTCCGCGTCCGTTTATCTGTACGGCGCAGATTCCTCCTATGGCGCCAATCAAATTGCGTTGCTATTGTGTGCTGCCATCACTGGCCTCATTGGTATCTACAACGGCATGAGCTGGGAGAGCTTCGAAGAGGGGATGCTTAAGGGGATTTCGCTGGCCTTCGGCTCGGTCATGATTTTGCTTGCGGTTGGCGCGTTGATTGGCACCTGGATCTTATCGGGTACCGTGCCAGCAATGATTTACTACGGTGTTCAGATTCTCGATCCATCAATTTTCTACTTTGCCGCCTGTCTTATCTGCGCTTTGGTCTCGGTCAGCATTGGCTCCTCGTGGACCACCGCAGGCACATTGGGCATTGGTTTGATTGGTATTGCTGAAGCATTACAGCTGGATCCCGCCATTACTGCTGGAGCCATTATTTCGGGCGCCTACTTTGGCGACAAGCTGTCGCCGTTATCCGAAACCACTAACTTGGCGTCGGCAATTACCGGGGTTAATTTGTTCGATCATATACGCCATATGTTGTGGACTACCGTTCCCGCCTATGTTGTGGCGTTAGTGTTCTTCGCGTTCTTAGGCTTTGGTAATGATGCGCAAATAACGCCGGTAGAAATTACCGCTTTAGTATCCGCCATTCAGGTTGAATTCAATATCTCGCTGATTAGCTTGCTACCACTGGTGTTCCTCTTGTTTCTTGCCTATAAAAAAGTACCGGCATTCCCAACTATTTTGCTGGGTGCACTGTTTGGCGCCATTATGGCCGCAGTGCTCCAACCTCAGGCGGTTGAAAAGCTAGCAGGAGAGGTAGGAGATTTGGGCGTAGTGGCGCTGCACTTGAAGGGCATATGGACTACTTTATTTGACGGTTACACCTCGGATTCAAACAATGAGATGCTGGGTTCGCTGCTTTCCAAAGGTGGAATGAGCAGTATGCTGAACACCGTTTGGTTAATTGTTTGCGCCATGGCATTTGGTGGTGCCATTGAGAAAGTTGGTATTTTAGAGAAGCTCGTGGGCGGGGCGCTAAGTATGGTGCACTCAACGGGTTCGTTGATCACAACCACTATTGTAACGGCCTTTGCCGCTAACGTGGTCACCTCGGATCAGTACATGGCGATTGTGTTGCCTGGAAGAATGTATCGTTTAGAATTCGAGCGCCGGGGACTTAACGCATTAAATCTTTCCCGAAGCCTAGAGGATGCGGGCACCATTACCTCGCCACTTATTCCCTGGAATACGTGTGGTGCCTACATGGCTGCAACGCTAGGGATTGCTACTTGGACCTACGCTCCCTGGGCGCTCTTCAATATCATCTGCCCATTCATTGGTATTGCCTATGGCCTGTTAAATATTAAGCTGGCAAAGAACGAGACGCAGGCAGCGGCTTAA